The Nitrospira sp. CR1.1 nucleotide sequence TCGGAATGCCCTTGCAGCCCCTTGTGATGCGGAATTTCGAGTCCGCCGAGAATCAATTTTCGTCCGGCTACCAAGGGATGAATATCCCACCCGCACCCCACGCGTACACCCGTCGTCATTCTGCACTCCTCACTGCTGTTCGTGAACGGAGAATCGCCTCTCCGATCACGAGGTCTTCCGGCCTTGTGACCTTGATATTTTCGCCGCTTCCCTCGACCACCACGACCGGCTTCCCCAACAACTCGACGAGATGCGCATCATCCGTCGCATGGATGTTTCCCAGAAGAGCCTTACGATGCGCGTCCTCCAGGCACGCGCGCCGAAAGGCCTGCGGAGTTTGCGCAAGCCACAAGGGACCGCGATCGATGGTCCGCTCGATCACGCCGCCGGTCCCCACATATTTCACCGTATCACGCATCGGGAGTGCAATGATGGCCGCCCCATGCTCCGCCGCCGCGTCAACGACCCGGCGAATCATCTCGCCGGTCAAAAAAGGCCGCACCGCATCATGAACGAGGACGATGTCGGCCTCACTCACCTCGGCCAGCGCATGGCGAACCGAATCCTGCCGTTGCGCTCCGCCGGGCACGACCTTGGTGACCTTTCCGAATTCACCGGTCGCCACAAAATGGTCGAGGCAATATTGGCGTTCCGCTTGAGGCACGGCCAAAATGATCTCATGAATGACCGGGGAGGCTTGGAGGACTCGAAGAGACTGCGCGAGAATCGGTCGCCCGCCCAAGGCGAGAAACTGCTTGGGAACAGGCCCTCCCATACGAAGGCCGCGGCCGGCCGCCGGCACGAGGGCCACTGTCCTCAAACCCGCCCGTGATGAGTGGGGCTCAGGAACGGACACGGATAGACTCACGGAACATGGATGCACCACAACTTACTCACCGGTGCCCCCACCTGGCTCTCCGACGCCGCCCATCACAAAGGACCGGCCCACCGGGACTGTTCATCACCCGACTAACCACGCGCGACCTGATATTCTTCCCGCTCCGACTCCTCCTTCAGGCGGGTGAAGATCATCCGTCCCGCCGTGGTTTGGAGCACACTGGTCACGGTGACATCCACATTGCGGCCGATGCAGCGCCGCGCATTGTCTACGACGATCATCGTGCCATCATCCAGATAGGCCACGCCCTGCCCGGCTTCCTTGCCTTCCTTCAACACGAAGACGCGAATGGTTTCTCCCGGCAACACGACCGGACGCAAGGCGTTACAGAGCTCATTGATGTTTAACACACGCACGCCCTGCAGTTCGGCGACCTTGTTCAGATTCAAATCATTGGTCACAATGCGCCCCCCCACTTTCTTGGCCAACACCACCAGCTTGGCGTCGACCTCTTTGACGTGAGGGAAATCTTCCTCGATGATGCGCACATCGACCTCGGGCATTTTTTGAATCTTGTTCAAAATATCCAACCCGCGCCGTCCGCGCGCACGCTTTAGGGAATCGGATGAGTCCGCAATATGTTGCAATTCATTCAAAATAAAATGAGGCACCAGAAAAGGGCCTTCGAGAAACCCTGTTTCGCAGAGGTCTGCCACCCGGCCGTCGATGATCACACTCGTATCCAGCACCTTAAGACAGGCCTGGGAGGATCCTGACATCGACGGCCCGTGATGAACTCCGGGAAATTGTTCCTGCCCGAACCGCGCGCCCATGGCCAAGCCAAGATAGGGAAACCCTAACAGAAAGACCAGCCCGCCGATGTGAAACAGAAAGGTCTCGACATCGAATACCGCGCTGCCCACCCACTCCAC carries:
- a CDS encoding TRAM domain-containing protein → MVTRAIFVLLSALAGLALFLRAQDPSRGFLLVGLGMGAVAGGMILAGEYALRRLSFGIIVGGAVGLAGGLVLTGLVEWVGSAVFDVETFLFHIGGLVFLLGFPYLGLAMGARFGQEQFPGVHHGPSMSGSSQACLKVLDTSVIIDGRVADLCETGFLEGPFLVPHFILNELQHIADSSDSLKRARGRRGLDILNKIQKMPEVDVRIIEEDFPHVKEVDAKLVVLAKKVGGRIVTNDLNLNKVAELQGVRVLNINELCNALRPVVLPGETIRVFVLKEGKEAGQGVAYLDDGTMIVVDNARRCIGRNVDVTVTSVLQTTAGRMIFTRLKEESEREEYQVARG
- the ispD gene encoding 2-C-methyl-D-erythritol 4-phosphate cytidylyltransferase yields the protein MPAAGRGLRMGGPVPKQFLALGGRPILAQSLRVLQASPVIHEIILAVPQAERQYCLDHFVATGEFGKVTKVVPGGAQRQDSVRHALAEVSEADIVLVHDAVRPFLTGEMIRRVVDAAAEHGAAIIALPMRDTVKYVGTGGVIERTIDRGPLWLAQTPQAFRRACLEDAHRKALLGNIHATDDAHLVELLGKPVVVVEGSGENIKVTRPEDLVIGEAILRSRTAVRSAE